A section of the Streptomyces sp. SCL15-4 genome encodes:
- the mscL gene encoding large conductance mechanosensitive channel protein MscL, which yields MSAKKEPSVWQGFKAFLMRGNVVDLAVAVVIGAAFTNIVNSVVKGVINPLVGAIGTQNLDHYSSCLKAPCKVGPDGTVHSGVPILWGSVLGATLTFVITAAVVYFLMVLPMSKYLARQADRKAAREGTKEIVEVSELEVLKEIRDALVAQRGSGRDER from the coding sequence GTGAGCGCGAAGAAGGAACCGAGCGTCTGGCAGGGCTTCAAGGCCTTCCTGATGCGCGGCAACGTCGTCGATCTGGCAGTCGCCGTGGTCATCGGCGCGGCCTTCACCAACATCGTCAACTCGGTGGTGAAGGGAGTCATCAATCCGCTGGTCGGAGCGATCGGCACGCAGAACCTCGACCACTACAGCTCGTGTCTGAAGGCACCGTGCAAGGTGGGCCCCGACGGCACGGTCCACAGCGGTGTGCCGATCCTGTGGGGCTCGGTCCTGGGCGCCACGCTCACCTTCGTGATCACCGCGGCGGTGGTGTACTTCCTGATGGTCCTGCCCATGTCGAAGTACCTGGCCCGGCAGGCGGACCGGAAGGCGGCGCGCGAGGGCACCAAGGAGATCGTGGAGGTGAGCGAGCTGGAGGTGCTCAAGGAGATCCGCGACGCCCTGGTCGCCCAGCGCGGCTCGGGCCGCGACGAGCGCTAG
- a CDS encoding RcpC/CpaB family pilus assembly protein produces the protein MPSPLPAPSPSPTPSPHPHPPRPLPPQPSPAARSSFPPPFRPPRPLGTDVPATCEVPSFDPVRVRGGRYRPHRLVRHRRPALAAGLAVTAAALVAAGPGTGPEPHGPQHPRGHPVAGPLRPHPAAELVTAPVRIADAATVRLLRPGDRVDVIAAQDASAGGARVLARGVRVTAVPEPPAGTAESGALVVLSVPRATAARLVGASATARLAVTLC, from the coding sequence ATGCCCTCCCCCCTCCCCGCGCCTTCGCCCTCCCCGACCCCGTCCCCCCATCCTCATCCGCCGCGTCCGCTGCCCCCTCAGCCGAGCCCGGCCGCCCGCTCTTCCTTCCCGCCTCCGTTCCGGCCACCGCGTCCGCTGGGCACGGACGTCCCGGCGACCTGTGAGGTCCCGTCCTTCGACCCGGTGCGGGTGCGCGGCGGGCGGTACCGGCCGCACCGGCTGGTGCGGCACCGCAGGCCGGCCCTGGCCGCCGGCCTCGCGGTGACCGCGGCGGCACTGGTGGCCGCGGGCCCGGGCACCGGTCCGGAGCCGCACGGCCCGCAGCACCCCCGCGGACACCCGGTCGCCGGTCCCCTGCGGCCGCACCCGGCGGCCGAGCTGGTGACGGCACCGGTGCGGATCGCCGACGCCGCCACGGTGCGGCTGCTCCGGCCCGGCGACCGCGTCGACGTCATCGCGGCGCAGGACGCGTCCGCGGGCGGCGCCCGGGTACTCGCCCGCGGTGTCAGGGTGACGGCGGTGCCGGAGCCACCGGCCGGCACCGCCGAGAGCGGGGCGCTGGTCGTGCTGTCGGTGCCCCGGGCCACGGCCGCCCGGCTGGTCGGCGCGAGCGCCACCGCGCGGCTGGCGGTGACGCTGTGCTGA
- a CDS encoding S-methyl-5'-thioadenosine phosphorylase, protein MANAEIGVIGGSGFYSFLDDVTEVRVDTPYGAPSDSLFLGEVAGRRVAFLPRHGRGHHLPPHRINYRANLWALRSVGVRQVLGPCAVGGLRPEYGPGTLLVPDQFVDRTKSRAQTYFDGLPLPDGTVPNVVHVSMADPYCPTGRAAALKAARGRDWEPVDGGTLVVVEGPRFSTRAESVWHQAQGWSVVGMTGHPEAALARELQLCYTSLTLVTDLDAGAETGEGVSHEEVLRVFSANVDRLRGVLFDAVAALPEPGARDCLCANALGGMDPGFALP, encoded by the coding sequence ATGGCGAACGCAGAGATCGGCGTAATCGGCGGCTCGGGGTTCTACTCCTTCCTGGACGACGTGACCGAGGTCCGGGTGGACACCCCCTACGGAGCGCCCAGCGACTCCCTCTTCCTCGGCGAGGTCGCCGGCCGGCGGGTCGCCTTCCTGCCCCGCCACGGCCGCGGCCACCATCTGCCGCCGCACCGCATCAACTACCGCGCCAACCTCTGGGCGCTGCGCTCGGTCGGCGTCCGCCAGGTCCTCGGCCCGTGCGCGGTGGGCGGCCTGCGCCCCGAGTACGGCCCGGGCACCCTGCTGGTCCCGGACCAGTTCGTGGACCGTACGAAGTCCCGGGCGCAGACCTACTTCGACGGGCTGCCGCTGCCCGACGGGACCGTGCCGAACGTCGTCCACGTGTCCATGGCCGACCCCTACTGCCCCACCGGCCGGGCCGCCGCGCTGAAGGCCGCCCGGGGCCGGGATTGGGAACCGGTGGACGGCGGCACGCTGGTCGTGGTCGAGGGGCCGCGTTTCTCCACCCGCGCAGAGTCGGTGTGGCACCAGGCCCAGGGCTGGTCGGTGGTGGGCATGACCGGCCATCCCGAGGCGGCTCTCGCCCGGGAACTTCAGCTGTGCTACACCTCGCTGACCCTGGTCACCGACCTCGACGCGGGCGCCGAGACCGGCGAGGGCGTCTCCCACGAGGAGGTCCTGCGGGTCTTCTCCGCCAACGTCGACCGGCTGCGCGGCGTCCTGTTCGACGCGGTGGCGGCCCTCCCGGAGCCCGGCGCCCGGGACTGCCTGTGCGCGAACGCCCTCGGCGGGATGGACCCGGGGTTCGCGTTGCCGTAG
- a CDS encoding FmdB family zinc ribbon protein encodes MPTYQYQCTECGEGLEAVQKFTDDALTECPNCNGRLKKVFSAVGIVFKGSGFYRNDSRGSTSSSTPASKSSDSKTSSSSSTSSSSSSSTSSSSAA; translated from the coding sequence GTGCCGACCTACCAGTACCAGTGCACCGAGTGCGGCGAGGGCCTCGAGGCGGTGCAGAAGTTCACCGACGACGCCCTGACCGAGTGCCCCAACTGCAACGGGCGCCTGAAGAAGGTGTTCTCCGCGGTCGGCATCGTCTTCAAGGGCTCCGGGTTCTACCGCAACGACTCCCGCGGCTCCACGTCGAGCAGCACGCCGGCGTCGAAGTCGTCCGACTCGAAGACGTCCTCGTCCTCCTCGACGTCGTCGTCCTCGTCCAGCTCCACCAGCAGCAGCTCCGCCGCCTGA
- a CDS encoding MFS transporter, whose protein sequence is MGSTVTTTEPEKTSPASSRPGYGQLLRTRGAWTFLLPGFAARQPFAMLTISIVLLVQHTTGSYGAAGAAAAATGVSMALFAPYSGRLADRYGQRAVLIPGVLVHTAAGLSLTALALAHAPLWALFLAAVPTGASVPQVGPMVRARWGVKLQGSPLMTTAAAFESVTDELTFVFGPLLATALCTAVTPAAGLVTEGALTLVGGLLFAARKSTQPSVAAKGHARVVHASALRVPGVRVLIATFLGIGSVFGGMQVSLAAYTESIGEPGMNGVLYGVFAAGNMLSGIVCGAIAWKAAPHKRLLIGYTALAVAASALWTAHSVVLLAALGLLVGMCIAPSLITGYTLVDGLVPAGARTEAFTWLTGAVALGQAAAVTVAGQLEDRLWDGAGFLVPMGGTVLALVTLAVLRSRLVPSPQNRTVARGVGHRAPVTVD, encoded by the coding sequence GTGGGATCCACGGTCACCACCACCGAACCGGAGAAGACCTCGCCGGCGTCCTCCCGCCCCGGATACGGACAGCTGCTGCGCACCCGCGGCGCCTGGACGTTCCTGCTCCCCGGCTTCGCGGCGCGCCAGCCGTTCGCGATGCTCACCATCTCCATCGTGCTGCTCGTCCAGCACACCACCGGCTCGTACGGCGCCGCGGGCGCCGCCGCCGCGGCCACCGGCGTCTCCATGGCGCTGTTCGCGCCCTACAGCGGCCGCCTGGCCGACCGCTACGGCCAGCGGGCGGTCCTGATCCCCGGCGTGCTGGTGCACACCGCCGCCGGCCTGTCCCTGACCGCCCTCGCGCTGGCGCACGCCCCGCTGTGGGCGCTGTTCCTCGCGGCCGTCCCGACCGGCGCCTCGGTGCCGCAGGTCGGCCCGATGGTGCGGGCGCGCTGGGGGGTCAAGCTCCAGGGCTCGCCCCTGATGACCACCGCGGCGGCCTTCGAGTCGGTCACGGACGAGCTGACGTTCGTCTTCGGGCCCCTGCTGGCGACCGCGCTGTGCACCGCCGTGACACCGGCCGCCGGCCTGGTCACCGAAGGCGCCCTGACCCTCGTCGGCGGTCTCCTCTTCGCCGCCCGGAAGAGCACCCAGCCGTCGGTGGCCGCGAAGGGCCACGCACGCGTGGTACACGCCTCGGCCCTGCGCGTGCCGGGCGTACGCGTGCTGATCGCCACCTTCCTGGGCATCGGGTCGGTCTTCGGCGGCATGCAGGTCTCGCTCGCGGCCTACACGGAGTCGATCGGCGAACCCGGCATGAACGGCGTCCTGTACGGCGTCTTCGCCGCCGGGAACATGCTGTCCGGCATCGTCTGCGGCGCCATCGCCTGGAAGGCCGCGCCCCACAAGCGGCTGCTGATCGGTTACACGGCGCTCGCCGTGGCGGCGTCCGCCCTGTGGACGGCGCACTCCGTGGTGCTGCTCGCCGCGCTCGGCCTGCTGGTCGGCATGTGCATCGCCCCGTCCCTGATCACCGGCTACACCCTGGTCGACGGCCTGGTCCCGGCCGGCGCCCGCACCGAGGCCTTCACCTGGCTGACCGGCGCGGTCGCGCTCGGTCAGGCCGCCGCCGTCACGGTCGCGGGCCAGCTGGAAGACCGGCTGTGGGACGGCGCCGGATTCCTGGTGCCGATGGGCGGCACCGTGCTCGCGCTGGTCACCCTCGCGGTCCTGCGTTCGCGGCTGGTGCCGTCCCCGCAGAACCGCACCGTCGCACGTGGCGTCGGTCACCGCGCGCCGGTAACGGTGGACTGA
- a CDS encoding potassium/proton antiporter, translating to MTVHHLNQLLLICSVVLLVAVAAVRVSSRSGLPSLLVYLGIGVLMGQDGIGHIHFDSAEVTQVMGYAALVVILAEGGLGTKWKEIRPVLSSASVLATAGVAISVGVTAAGAHYLVGLEWRQALIIGAVVSSTDAAAVFSVLRRIPLPARVTATLEAESGFNDAPVVILVVAFSTAGPVEHWYLLLGEIVLELAIGAAIGVAVGWFGSWGLRHVALPASGLYPIAVLAIAVTAYAAGALGHGSGFLAVYLAAMTLGNARLPHWPATRGFAEGLGWIAQIGMFVVLGLLVTPHDLGDDIWPAVIIGLVLTMVARPLSVVGSLAPFRVPWREQALMSWAGLRGAVPIILATIPMVNGVDASRRIFNIVFVLVVVYTLVQGPTLPWLARLLRLGEQGEASDLGIESAPLERLRGHLLSVTVPKGSRMHGVEVSELRLPPGAAVTLVVREGESFVPLPTTVLRRGDELLVVATDPVRDAAERRLRAVAHGGKLAGWLGTDSSR from the coding sequence CTGACTGTTCACCACCTCAACCAGCTCCTGCTCATCTGCTCCGTCGTCCTGCTCGTCGCCGTCGCGGCCGTCCGGGTCTCCTCCCGCAGCGGGCTCCCGAGCCTGCTCGTCTACCTCGGCATCGGCGTCCTCATGGGCCAGGACGGCATCGGCCACATCCACTTCGACAGCGCCGAAGTGACCCAGGTCATGGGATACGCGGCCCTCGTCGTGATCCTGGCCGAGGGCGGCCTCGGCACGAAGTGGAAGGAGATCCGGCCGGTCCTGTCGTCCGCGTCCGTGCTGGCCACGGCCGGGGTCGCGATCAGCGTCGGCGTCACCGCGGCGGGCGCGCACTACCTGGTGGGGCTGGAGTGGCGGCAGGCGCTCATCATCGGCGCGGTGGTGTCCTCGACGGACGCGGCGGCGGTCTTCTCGGTGCTGCGCAGGATCCCGCTGCCCGCGCGCGTGACGGCCACGCTGGAGGCGGAGTCCGGCTTCAACGACGCCCCGGTGGTCATCCTGGTCGTCGCCTTCTCCACGGCCGGCCCGGTCGAGCACTGGTACCTGCTGCTCGGCGAGATCGTCCTGGAGCTGGCCATCGGCGCCGCCATAGGCGTCGCCGTCGGCTGGTTCGGCTCCTGGGGCCTCAGGCACGTGGCGCTTCCGGCGTCCGGCCTCTACCCGATCGCCGTGCTCGCGATCGCCGTCACCGCCTACGCCGCCGGCGCCCTGGGCCACGGCAGCGGCTTCCTCGCCGTCTACCTGGCCGCGATGACGCTCGGCAACGCCCGCCTGCCGCACTGGCCCGCCACCCGCGGCTTCGCCGAGGGACTCGGCTGGATCGCCCAGATCGGCATGTTCGTCGTCCTCGGCCTGCTGGTCACCCCGCACGACCTGGGCGACGACATCTGGCCCGCCGTGATCATCGGGCTCGTCCTGACCATGGTCGCCCGGCCGCTGAGCGTGGTGGGCAGCCTGGCGCCGTTCCGGGTGCCGTGGCGGGAGCAGGCCCTGATGTCGTGGGCGGGGCTGCGCGGCGCCGTGCCGATCATCCTGGCCACCATCCCCATGGTGAACGGCGTGGACGCCAGCCGCCGCATCTTCAACATCGTCTTCGTCCTCGTCGTCGTCTACACCCTGGTGCAGGGGCCGACCCTGCCGTGGCTGGCCCGGCTGCTGCGGCTGGGCGAGCAGGGCGAGGCGTCGGACCTCGGCATCGAGTCGGCGCCCCTGGAGCGGCTGCGCGGCCACCTGCTGTCCGTCACCGTCCCCAAGGGCTCGCGGATGCACGGTGTGGAGGTCAGCGAGCTGCGGCTGCCGCCCGGTGCGGCCGTCACCCTGGTCGTCCGCGAAGGAGAATCGTTTGTGCCGCTGCCCACGACGGTGCTGCGGCGCGGCGACGAACTGCTGGTCGTGGCGACCGACCCGGTCCGCGACGCGGCGGAACGGCGGCTGCGCGCGGTCGCCCACGGCGGCAAGCTGGCGGGCTGGCTGGGGACGGACAGCTCGCGCTGA
- a CDS encoding penicillin acylase family protein has product MPPNTTATTGDTATTGATSVKSGRKKGRKARLIVLVLVLAVIGGIAYGAYWTISTVRASFPQTTGTLRLDGLSGPVDVKRDGYGIPQIYASSDQDLFMAQGYVQAQDRFYEMDVRRHMTSGRLSEMFGKSQVKNDEFLRTLGWDRIAEKEYDTKLSAATKKYLQAYSKGVNAYLQGKSGKDISLEYAALGFTNDYAPQKWTPVDSVSWLKAMAWDLRGNMRDEVDRALMTSRLGPQQIQDLYPAYPAGRNKPIVQEGQYDELTQAFRQSGGTGTSGGTGTIGGTGTTGTTGTTGTTGTTGTTGTTGTTGTTGTTGGLTGSSQGATGTAGSAGSSTATGGGSTLSGQLEGLTEVLDDLPTAVGVNGQGIGSNSWVVAGKNTITGKPLLANDPHLSASLPSVWYQMGLHCRTVSDKCRYDVSGYTFAGMPGVVIGHNAKIAWGLTNSGVDVTDLYLEKVSANGYLYDGKVKPFKTREETIKVAGGKAKTIVVRQTQDGMPLLSDRDDELVQVGKKATVNAAAPDRGDGYGIALRWTALDPGTSMDAVFALDRAAGWSDFREAAALFDVPSQNLVYASTDNHIGYTLPGRIPTRSEKDTGALPVPGWDPKYRWTGFIEQDELPYEYDPDRGYIVTANQAVVDPDEYPYTLTADWGYGTRSQRIADLIESKIKGGGKISTDDMRQMQLDNSSEIAKLLVPRLLKINLADPDVRQAQKLLEGWDYTQDADSAAAAYFNAVWRNILKLSFGNKMPKELRAKGQCLWVDKIDSTGPLDDDTKVRECGERAADQAQPDGGDRWFEVVRTLLDKPDSDWWKAPKSGTRPGAANRDQLFARAMIDARWELTAKLGKDIDTWSWGRLHRLFLKNQTLGTEGPKVVQYLLNRGPWKLSGGEAAVNATGWNAAGGYDVVWVPSMRMVVNLADLDKSKWINLAGASGHAFSAHYTDQTGKWADGELLPWSFTDKAVDESTSDSLVLKP; this is encoded by the coding sequence ATGCCCCCCAACACCACCGCCACAACGGGTGACACCGCCACCACGGGTGCCACGTCCGTCAAGTCCGGCAGGAAGAAGGGGCGCAAAGCCCGACTGATCGTGCTGGTGCTGGTCCTGGCCGTCATCGGAGGCATCGCCTACGGCGCCTACTGGACGATCAGCACCGTCCGCGCCTCCTTCCCGCAGACCACCGGCACGCTCCGGCTCGACGGCCTGTCCGGGCCGGTCGACGTGAAGCGGGACGGTTACGGCATCCCGCAGATCTACGCCTCCTCCGACCAGGACCTGTTCATGGCGCAGGGCTACGTCCAGGCGCAGGACCGGTTCTACGAGATGGACGTGCGCCGGCACATGACCTCCGGGCGCCTGTCGGAGATGTTCGGCAAGAGCCAGGTGAAGAACGACGAGTTCCTGCGCACCCTCGGCTGGGACCGGATCGCCGAGAAGGAGTACGACACCAAGCTGTCGGCGGCCACGAAGAAGTACCTCCAGGCCTACTCCAAGGGCGTCAACGCCTACCTCCAGGGCAAGAGCGGCAAGGACATCTCCCTGGAGTACGCGGCCCTGGGCTTCACCAACGACTACGCGCCGCAGAAGTGGACCCCGGTCGACTCCGTCTCGTGGCTGAAGGCGATGGCCTGGGACCTGCGCGGCAACATGCGCGACGAGGTCGACCGCGCCCTGATGACCAGCCGCCTCGGCCCGCAGCAGATCCAGGACCTGTACCCGGCCTACCCGGCCGGCCGCAACAAGCCGATCGTGCAGGAGGGCCAGTACGACGAACTGACCCAGGCCTTCCGCCAGAGCGGCGGCACGGGCACCTCGGGCGGCACGGGCACGATCGGCGGCACGGGCACGACGGGCACCACCGGAACCACGGGCACGACCGGAACCACTGGCACCACTGGCACGACCGGCACGACGGGTACGACGGGTACGACCGGCGGCCTCACCGGCTCCTCCCAGGGCGCGACGGGCACGGCGGGCTCGGCCGGCTCCTCCACCGCGACCGGCGGCGGATCGACGCTCAGCGGACAGCTGGAGGGCCTCACCGAGGTCCTGGACGACCTGCCCACCGCCGTCGGCGTGAACGGCCAGGGCATCGGCTCCAACTCCTGGGTGGTCGCCGGGAAGAACACCATCACCGGCAAGCCGCTGCTCGCCAACGACCCGCACCTGTCGGCGTCCCTGCCCTCCGTCTGGTACCAGATGGGCCTGCACTGCCGGACCGTCTCCGACAAGTGCCGGTACGACGTCTCGGGCTACACCTTCGCCGGCATGCCCGGTGTGGTCATCGGCCACAACGCGAAGATCGCCTGGGGCCTGACCAACTCCGGTGTCGACGTCACCGACCTCTACCTGGAGAAGGTCAGCGCGAACGGCTACCTCTACGACGGCAAGGTCAAGCCCTTCAAGACCCGCGAGGAGACGATCAAGGTCGCCGGCGGCAAGGCCAAGACGATCGTGGTCCGCCAGACCCAGGACGGGATGCCGCTGCTGTCCGACCGTGACGACGAACTCGTCCAGGTCGGCAAGAAGGCCACCGTGAACGCCGCCGCCCCGGACCGCGGCGACGGCTACGGCATCGCCCTGCGCTGGACCGCGCTCGACCCGGGCACCTCCATGGACGCCGTGTTCGCGCTCGACAGGGCGGCCGGCTGGAGCGACTTCCGCGAGGCGGCGGCCCTGTTCGACGTGCCCTCGCAGAACCTGGTCTACGCCAGCACGGACAACCACATCGGCTACACGCTGCCCGGCAGGATCCCCACCCGCTCCGAGAAGGACACCGGCGCCCTGCCGGTGCCGGGCTGGGACCCGAAGTACCGCTGGACGGGCTTCATCGAGCAGGACGAGCTGCCCTACGAGTACGACCCCGACCGCGGCTACATCGTCACCGCCAACCAGGCCGTGGTCGACCCGGACGAGTACCCGTACACGCTGACCGCCGACTGGGGCTACGGCACCCGCAGCCAGCGCATCGCCGACCTGATCGAGTCCAAGATCAAGGGCGGCGGCAAGATCTCCACCGACGACATGCGGCAGATGCAGCTGGACAACAGCAGCGAGATCGCCAAGCTCCTGGTGCCCAGGCTGCTGAAGATCAACCTGGCCGACCCGGACGTCCGCCAGGCGCAGAAGCTGCTGGAGGGCTGGGACTACACCCAGGACGCCGACTCGGCGGCGGCGGCCTACTTCAACGCCGTCTGGCGCAACATCCTCAAGCTGTCCTTCGGCAACAAGATGCCCAAGGAGCTGCGGGCCAAGGGCCAGTGCCTGTGGGTCGACAAGATCGACAGCACCGGCCCGCTGGACGACGACACCAAGGTGCGCGAGTGCGGTGAGCGCGCCGCCGACCAGGCGCAGCCGGACGGCGGCGACCGCTGGTTCGAGGTCGTGCGCACGCTGCTGGACAAGCCCGACAGCGACTGGTGGAAGGCGCCCAAGTCGGGCACCCGTCCCGGCGCGGCCAACCGCGACCAGCTCTTCGCCCGGGCCATGATCGACGCCCGCTGGGAGCTGACCGCCAAGCTCGGCAAGGACATCGACACCTGGAGCTGGGGCCGGCTGCACCGGCTGTTCCTGAAGAACCAGACGCTCGGCACCGAGGGCCCCAAGGTCGTGCAGTACCTGCTGAACCGCGGCCCCTGGAAGCTCAGCGGCGGCGAGGCCGCGGTGAACGCGACCGGCTGGAACGCGGCCGGCGGCTACGACGTGGTCTGGGTGCCGTCCATGCGGATGGTCGTCAACCTCGCCGACCTCGACAAGTCGAAGTGGATCAACCTGGCCGGTGCCTCCGGGCACGCGTTCAGCGCGCACTACACCGACCAGACCGGCAAGTGGGCCGACGGCGAGCTGCTGCCCTGGTCGTTCACGGACAAGGCGGTGGACGAGAGCACGAGCGACAGCCTCGTCCTGAAGCCGTGA
- a CDS encoding 5-formyltetrahydrofolate cyclo-ligase, with the protein MRNRLPAGDIREAGRALAERALDMPELAAGRTVAAYVSVGAEPATFPLLEALRARGVRVLLPALLPDNDLDWGEYTGPDSVRRVEHGGKMALFEPSGARLGPDAVTAADVVLLPGLAVDARGMRLGRGGGSYDRVLARLERAGARARLVVLLYDTEVVARVPAEAHDRPVHAVVTPSGVRRFPDS; encoded by the coding sequence GTGAGGAACAGGTTGCCGGCGGGCGACATCCGCGAGGCCGGCCGCGCGCTCGCCGAGCGCGCCCTGGACATGCCCGAGCTGGCCGCGGGCCGGACGGTGGCGGCGTACGTCTCGGTGGGCGCCGAACCGGCCACTTTCCCGCTGCTGGAGGCGCTGCGCGCGCGAGGGGTGCGCGTGCTGCTGCCGGCGCTGCTGCCCGACAACGATTTGGACTGGGGCGAGTACACCGGCCCGGATTCCGTCCGGCGCGTTGAGCACGGCGGAAAGATGGCGCTTTTCGAACCCTCCGGCGCGCGTCTCGGCCCGGACGCGGTGACGGCCGCCGACGTCGTCCTGCTGCCCGGTCTCGCGGTGGACGCGCGCGGAATGCGCCTGGGGCGCGGCGGCGGCTCCTACGACCGGGTGCTGGCCCGCCTGGAGCGCGCGGGCGCGCGGGCCCGGCTCGTGGTGCTGCTCTACGACACGGAGGTCGTCGCGCGCGTCCCGGCCGAGGCCCACGACCGGCCGGTGCACGCGGTGGTGACGCCCTCGGGCGTGCGCCGCTTCCCGGACTCCTGA
- the galU gene encoding UTP--glucose-1-phosphate uridylyltransferase GalU — MTQSQSRISKAVIPAAGLGTRFLPATKATPKEMLPVVDKPAIQYVVEEAVSAGLDDVLMVTGRNKRPLEDHFDRNYELESALQKKGDAERLAKVRESSDLATMHYVRQGDPRGLGHAVLCAAPHVGDEPFAVLLGDDLIDPRDPLLRRMIEVQERHGGSVVALMEVAPEQIHLYGCAAVEATADGDVVKVTGLVEKPDPADAPSRYAIIGRYVLDPSIFGILRETEPGRGGEIQLTDALQQLAQDEKVGGPVHGVVFKGRRYDTGDRGDYLRAIVRLACEREDLGPDFRTWLRSYVAEEMQQS, encoded by the coding sequence ATGACTCAGTCCCAGTCCAGGATCAGCAAGGCTGTCATTCCCGCGGCCGGCCTCGGCACCCGGTTCCTGCCGGCCACGAAGGCCACTCCGAAGGAGATGCTGCCCGTCGTCGACAAGCCGGCGATCCAGTATGTGGTCGAAGAGGCGGTGTCGGCGGGGCTCGACGACGTCCTCATGGTCACCGGGCGCAACAAGCGCCCACTGGAGGACCACTTCGACCGCAACTACGAGCTGGAATCGGCGCTGCAGAAGAAGGGCGACGCCGAACGGCTCGCCAAGGTGCGGGAGTCCAGCGACCTGGCCACCATGCACTACGTCCGCCAGGGCGACCCCAGGGGGCTCGGCCACGCCGTGCTGTGCGCCGCCCCGCACGTCGGCGACGAACCCTTCGCCGTCCTCCTCGGCGACGACCTGATCGACCCCCGGGACCCGCTGCTGCGCCGCATGATCGAGGTGCAGGAGCGGCACGGCGGCAGCGTGGTCGCCCTCATGGAGGTCGCTCCCGAGCAGATCCACCTCTACGGCTGCGCCGCCGTGGAGGCCACCGCCGACGGTGACGTGGTGAAGGTGACGGGACTGGTGGAGAAGCCGGACCCGGCGGACGCCCCGTCCCGCTACGCGATCATCGGCCGCTATGTCCTCGACCCGAGCATCTTCGGCATCCTGCGCGAGACCGAGCCGGGCCGCGGCGGCGAGATCCAGCTCACCGACGCCCTCCAGCAGCTCGCCCAGGACGAGAAGGTCGGCGGCCCGGTGCACGGCGTCGTCTTCAAGGGCCGCCGCTACGACACCGGTGACCGCGGCGACTATCTGCGTGCCATTGTCAGACTCGCGTGCGAACGTGAGGACCTGGGCCCGGACTTCCGGACCTGGCTCCGCAGTTACGTAGCCGAGGAGATGCAGCAGTCTTGA